A stretch of Suncus etruscus isolate mSunEtr1 chromosome 9, mSunEtr1.pri.cur, whole genome shotgun sequence DNA encodes these proteins:
- the LOC126018247 gene encoding LOW QUALITY PROTEIN: olfactory receptor 52B4-like (The sequence of the model RefSeq protein was modified relative to this genomic sequence to represent the inferred CDS: inserted 1 base in 1 codon), translated as MTSLNHTSVSYTVFRLLGIPGLEDQHMWISIPFFISYVTALLGNSLLIFVILSRRTLHEPMYLFLCMLSGADVVLATCTVPQALAIFWFHAGELSLNRCITQLFFIHSTFIXESGILLVMAFDRYIAICYPLRYTTILTHTLIGKIGMSIFLRSYGTIFPIIFLLKRLTFCKSNIIPHTACEHIALARYACNDIRVNIWYGFFVILSTVTLDVMLIFVSYMLILHAVFHIPSRDARHKALNTCGSHVCVIVLFYGPGIFSVLTERFGRHIPPHIHVLLASVCILAPPMLNPIIYGIKTKQIRDQVTHILFSKKK; from the exons ATGACATCCTTAAACCACACTAGTGTTAGCTACACTGTCTTCCGTTTGCTGGGCATCCCAGGGCTTGAGGATCAACACATGTGGATTTCCATCCCCTTCTTCATATCCTATGTCACTGCTCTCCTTGGGAACAGTCTGCTCATCTTTGTTATCCTCTCAAGACGCACTCTACATGAACCCATGTACCTCTTTCTCTGCATGCTATCTGGAGCTGACGTTGTTCTCGCCACATGCACAGTACCACAGGCCTTGGCCATCTTCTGGTTCCATGCTGGAGAACTCTCCCTCAATCGCTGCATCACTCAACTCTTCTTCATCCATTCCACCTTCA CTGAGTCAGGAATCTTGCTGGTAATGGCCTTTGACCGCTACATTGCCATCTGCTACCCACTGAGATACACCACAATTCTGACACACACACTGATTGGAAAAATTGGTATGTCCATCTTTCTGAGAAGTTATGGTACTATTTTCCCCATAATATTTCTTCTGAAAAGACTGACCTTTTGCAAAAGTAACATCATTCCACACACTGCTTGTGAGCATATTGCTTTGGCCCGATATGCCTGTAATGACATTCGAGTAAACATCTGGTATGGTTTTTTTGTCATATTGTCAACAGTGACATTAGATGTCATGCTAATTTTTGTTTCATATATGCTTATTCTTCATGCTGTCTTCCACATCCCATCCCGAGATGCTCGCCACAAAGCTCTCAACACATGTGGCTCCCATGTCTGTGTTATCGTCCTCTTTTATGGGCCTGGGATTTTCTCAGTCCTCACTGAGAGATTTGGACGCCACATCCCACCCCATATCCATGTACTGCTAGCAAGTGTCTGTATTCTGGCTCCACCTATGTTGAATCCCATTATTTATGGGATCAAGACCAAACAAATCCGGGATCAAGTAACTCATATCttattctcaaaaaagaaataa